TACGGTAGGTtctttaatgttgatattggAGTGATGATGATCTCACATTTACCGGTACGGTAGGTTCTTTAATGTCGGTATTGGAGTGATGATGTTCTCACATTTACCAGTACAGTAGGTTCTTTAATGTCGGTATTGGAGCGATGATGATCTCACATTTACCAGTACAGTAGATTCTTTAATGTCGGTATTGGAGTGATGATGTTCTCACATTTACCAGTAGAGTAGGTTCTTTAATGTCGGTATTGGAGTGATGATTATCTCACATTTACCAGTATAGTAGGTTCTTTAATGTCGGTATTGGTGTGATGATGACCTCACATTTACCGGTACGGTAGGTTCTTTAATGTCGATATTGGTGTGATGATGATCTCACATTTACCGGTACGGTAGGTTCTGTAATGTCGGTAGGTTCTTTAATGTCGGTATTGGAGTGATGATGATCTCACATTTACCGGTACGGTAGGTTCTGTAATGTCGGTAGGTTCTTTAATGTCGGTATTGGTGTGATGATGATCTCACATTTACCGGTACGGTAGGTTCTGTAATGTCGGTAGGTTCTTTAATGTCGGTATTGGAGTGATGATGATCTCACATTTACCAGTACAGTAGGTTCTTTAATGTCGGTATTGGAGTGATGATGATCTCACATTTACCGGTACGATAGGTTCTTTAATGTCGATATTGGAGTGATGATGATCTCACATTTACCAGTACAGTAGGTTCTTTAATGTCGGTATtgaagtgatgatgatctcATATTTACCGGTACGGTAGGTTCTTTAATGTCGGTTTTGGAGTGATGATGTTCTCACATTTACCAGTACAGTAGGTTCTTTAATATCGGTATTGGAGTGATGATAATCTCACATTTACCAGTACAGTAGGTTCTTTAGTGTCGGTATTGGAGTGATGATGATCTCACATTTACCAGTACAGTAGGTTCTTTAGTGTCGGTATTGGAGTGATGATAATCTCACATTTACCAGTACGGTAGGTTCTTTAATATCGGTATTGGAGTGATGATAATCTCACATTTACCAGTACAGTAGGTTCTTAAATGAAAGTACGGTAGGTTCTTTCAGAGAGTTAAatggttttatatttaaatctctggttcTTTAATGTCTGTGACAATTTTAACGCAGAGACATCCAAAATGAGTTAATATACAGCATCTCAATATATAGACAATAAATCCCCAGGAATATATTAGCTTCATGCTTACATTGACAATCAAGTTTAATACCAGTATAATTGTAATTTCCCTGTCGTGATGTGGCAGTGGAAAAGGGACAGAAGAGGAAAGCAGTGAAAAGGTCAATCTTTCATTTGACTGATACACTTAATtcacagtgtatgaacggaagtgtatagtattttttaaatttcgtagTTGCGAATCTGTATAGCGGTACTCGGGTCACTTGCTAAGACAAATGAAACAATGGATAGTCGATATTTCTgccaattttatttattctttacgtttTTTGTTGTAATCTAAAGTTATAAACGGCGTCATGGATAGCAATTTGAACTACCAGTGACTAAGGAAGTTTTGAGTGTTAACCGGCATTAACATTTCAGACACTCTTCGTGAGTTGATCTGCTGCTCATCATCGAAGAATTAAGACACTCGCCTAATATTTTGCACTAATGTATTCTGTATGGCTTTCATTATTTCAAGCACCATCATAGGACACAATATTTTATACTTAATTAGAGGATTACATGTTATACTTGATCATGTATGTGTCAGTATGTCACCAATTATCATGGTCTAGATctaatttactttgtttgtgttttcagaCCGTGTTCATTGCTGAATAAATACCTTATGACGTAAACGGATTTGAGTCCCATTTATGAATACGTTGAAACCTCTACAGTTCATCCTACCACATCGCCACAATGCCAGCTGTTGCCTGCCCAATCCCCGACTGCGACTTTGTCACGGAGGACCTGAACGCCACTATCGTTGCGGCACTCATCACAGCTCACTCCGCTGTACACAACTCGGGACAAGCAGCAAAAGTTGAGAAAGTCAAACGACCAACGCTCAGCGCCGCAAGGACAAGTGAAGAGTGGGCCTACCTTAAATCCCGCTGGTCTGATTACGTTAGTGCCACGAAAATAAAGGGACGCGATAAAGTAGTTCAGCTACTTGAATGCTGTGACGAACCACTTCGCAAGGATCTAACTCGATATGCTGGTGGTAGTTTCGCGGACAAACCTGTTGAAGAGGTTTTAACCGCCATTAAAAAGCTAGCAGTGCGCGAGGAAAACACAATGGTCGCAAGAGTAGCGTAACATAACATGCGACAGGATCGCGACGAACCCGTCCGAAGCTATGGTGCCCGTCTTAAAGGACAAGCCGGTGTCTGCAAGTTTGTAATGAAATGTCCTGGAAGTGCAAACGATGTCAATTACACTGATGCTATCATGTGCGATGTACTAACACGCGGAATTTCTGACCCGGAAATACAGCTCGATCTGCTCGGACACAAGAATCAGGACATGACTCTCGAGGAAGTATTCCGATTCGTAGAGGCAAAGGAAGCCGGTAAACGTACTGGTTCTAGACTATCCGACTCCCACCCGGTTGAGGCTGCCAACAGTTCATGCAGGAGAGGCAAGTTTGACAGATCTGCACCAAAGGATACATCTAACAAGACAGATCCGTGTGCATATTGTGGAAAAGGGTCACGGCAAATCGGCCCCTGCTCGAATTCGCAAAACCGAGTACAGCGTATGGACACACGTGTGAGCATTGTCATCGACaacatcattttgaaattatgtgCAGAATCAAGGATAATCCAAAACCATCCGATCGAGGCGCGATTTCTGGAAGTGCATTATTTGACGCTCTTTGTACTGGTCAAGACTACCATTGTCCGGCATGGAACGTTCTATCCGTATTGATCATCACATCTACGATGGAACTAACTAATTCCTGGGTGAAAAAAACGATCACAACCACAACCATTCGTGAATGTTAAGACTCGTGTTACACGAGAAGACTATGCGGCTTTAGGCTTCAAGCTACAACGTGATACCCGTACCATGTCATTACAGGCTATGGATGACACTGGATGCCAGGGTTGCCTAGCTGGCCTCAAAGTCATCCGCCGTCTTGGTTTACGCGAATCTGAACTAATACCGGTAACAATGCAGATGCACACTGCTACATACAGCGGCATCAAAATTCTCGGAGCAACAATTCTTCCTTTGGCGTCCGAAGACAAGGCAGGCAATACCAAGGAGACGAGACAAAATGACTTACGTTACAGACTCAACAGATAAGCTCTTCCTTGGTCGCGAAGCCTGTGCCATTTTAGGTATCATTCCAGAATCCTTTCCGCATGTTGGCACTCAAGACACCTCTGCATGCATTAATGCTATTTCGTCTCCCGTTAACCGCCAGGATGCACCATGCGATTGTCCTACACGTGAACAACCTCCACCGCCTCCGACGAAGCTTCCTTTCCCAGCTACAACGGACAATGTCGGCCGGCTAAAAGATTACCTCCTCGAGTATTACAAGTCGAGCAAATTCAATACGTGTGAACATCAGACCTTACCTCTAATGAACGGATCACCCATGGAACTCATGGTAGATCCCGATGCGAAACCGGTTGCTATCATACACCTGTACCCGTTCCGATCCATTCACTGGCAAGATGTGAAGGCTGGATTAGATCAGTACGTCCGTCTTGGGGTTCTCGAACCCGTACCGATCGGTGAACCTGTCACACTTGGTGCCATAGTATGGTTGTTTGTGCGAAAAAGAACGGTACACCTCGACGCACCGTAGATTTCCAACCCTTAAACGCGCATGCCACTCGCGAGACTCACCACACTCTTTCACGATTCCTCCAAGCGCGATCTATTCCACACGGAAAGAAGACATTATTCGATGCTTGGAACGGTTATCACAGTGTACCAATTCGCAAGGAGGACAGACACCTGACTACATTCATCACACCTTGGGGAAGGTACCGCTACAGAACTGCGCCCCAAGGCTACATCGCATCAGGCGACGGGTATACTAGACGTTATGACGAACTTGTCTCGGATATTCCTAACAAAACCAAGTGTGTCGACGATGTGCTCTTGTGGTCAGACACTGTTGATAAGAGCTTCTTTCAGGCTGTACAGTGGCTTGACATATAAGGCCGTAACGGGATAACCCTCAATCCTGAGAAGTTCCTATTCGCAGAAGACATTTTAGAATTCGCGGGATTTGAAATCACTAGCGATAGTGTTCGACCATCACAGAAATATTTACGTGCTATCTTGGACTTCCCTACGCCGAAGAATATCACAGGTATGCGATCATGGTTCGCACAAGTCAATCAGGTATCATACGCCTTCAGCATGGCCGAGAACATGCATCCATTTCGTGAATTACTCAAGCCTGATCAACCATTTAAGTGGACTGAAGATCTTCAACGAATATTCGATGAATCTAAAATCGTCATCGCAAACGAAATTAAAATGGGTGTTCTAATTTTCGATCCAAGTAAACCAACGTCCCTCGCGACGAATTATTCGAAGTCTGGAATAGGATTTTGGTTGCTACAAAAACACTGTACGTGTACCAATGATAGTTCCCTGTGCTGTCGCGATGGATGGAAAGTAACACTTGTCGGAAGTCGGTTCACGCACGCCGCGGAAATGCGCTACACTCCAGTTGAGGGAGAAGCTTTAGCCGTAGCGGATGCTCTAGATAAGGTTCGACACTTCGTTCTCGGGTGCGACAACTTGATCATAGCTATATGGAGATAGATCTTTGGAAAATGTTCCGAACAATAGACTTCGCAACCTCAGGAAAAGACACAACGTTATCGGTTTAGAATGCAACACGTATCTGGCATACGACATCGCGCTGCTGATTGAATCTCCAGACATCCTATTGGCGATACAGATAAACTCGTTCTCGAAGATGACGTTGCAACTATGTTCTCATCAACCACTGACTTCGGTGTACTACATGGTTTACGCACACCGTCCTCCGGATTAGCTTTTGTCGGGGAACATGTCATAGCGGCAGCTTTTACAACACTGAATGCCATCGATTTACGTTCCGTAACATGGGATCGTGTCAAAACAGCCACCACAAGCGATGACAACATGCAGGCGTTACACGCGTTGATAGAATCCGGTATGCCGAACGATCGGCATGAACTTCCGAAGTCACTACAGGAATATTTCACACTCCGTGATGACCTTCATACAGTAGATGGTGTGGTTCTTTACAAGGAGTGAATAGTCATTCCACCATCACTTCGACAGGAAATATTGGCCTCTCTACATTCAGCACATCAGGGGGTTACATCTATGACTTCAAGAGCTGAGACTTCAATATTCTGGCCTGGGATCACACCTGCTATCGCGTCGGTTCGGGCATCATGTAATCACTGCAATCGTATCGCCCCGTCGAACCCGAGTGCACCACGCCTGACTATCCGTTCCAATGTGTATGCGCCGGCTACTTTCATTACATGGGATGCAACTATCTCGTTATAGTCGTTCGTTATTCTAACTGGCCAATAGTGGAGAAAGCGTCCGATGGTTCTAGCGGCTTGATAGAAAGCCTCCGAAGGACATTTGTTACTTTTGGCATTCCAGATCAACTAGCCTCAGATGGAGGTCCCGAGTTTACTGCCATGAGCACACGACGATTCCTCGAAAACTGGGGCGTTCACCATCGCCTATCATCTGTCGCCTTTCCCCATAGTAACTGTTACGCTGAAGTGGGAGTCAAAACAGTGAAGCGATTGATCATCGGCAATACAAGCACCAGTGGAGATCTTGACACTGATGCGGTACATTCCACATGACACATGGATGGAAACCCTAGCAGCCCGCGAAGAAGCGTTACGGAACCGACATATGCGTGATAGCGAACGTTGGTCCGAACACCCTAAACGTCTTTCGCCACTGGTAGTTGGAGATCATGTGCGTATCCAAAACCAAGTCGGACCCCATAGCATCCCCTCAAATGGGACAAGACCGGTGTTATCATCGAGGTTCGCCAATTCGaccaatatgtacatgtagttcgGGTTGATGGGTCTGGACGTCCTGCGCAACAGGAAATTCATCCGAAAATACATCCCTGTTATTACCCCTCCAGCGCGTCTGACGATCGATAAAGACATTTCCATTGGCCTTCCTCATCGTGTATCGCTACCTACCTCAAATATTCCAGAAACTACAATTGCTGAGAAAGGGAAAGCTTTCAGTTAAAACACAATCGCGAGTCCTACTCCTTTCACACCGACGGTCACTAGAAATGAGGAGCATTTATTTCGCTCATCACCTGATGTAAATCACGATACTCCGCGATACTTGATCATGTATGTGTCAGTATGTCACCAATTATCATTGTTTAGATCTAATTTACTTTGTGTGTCTTTTCTAACCGTGTTCATTGCTGAATAAACACCTTATGACGTAAACGGACTTGAGTCCCATTTATTAATCGTATTTTGAAGTTGCTGGATGATCAGTTAAaattgtatagtcacttgcattgttttgaaactggCGATGTATAGTTGCTTGCGAGAACacttgtatagtcgcttgttataAAGAGGAAATATATTCAGTGATAAAAGGCTCTGAAGCTAACAAATTCAACAAATCAGTCTAACAGAGTTATCAAATACACTATCAATTTAAACGTTTAGTCAACTTTGTTGCACAGATCATATATAGTCACAACAAAAATGCAATAGAATGCACCACGTTGATACTTAAGGTATACCTTGGATTTCCATGGACCAGtcattactttaaaaaaaatgtcagaatTACGAAGAAAACAATACTTCTAGAATCATAAAAGAAAATTACTTACGTTATTTCCATATTTCTTACGCTGGAAATGGCTGTTCacttacaaaattattttcatgtctAACGTTATTCCACGGGGATTCGATTTCGCGATTTAAACTTTTTACTGTAATGCCATTGTTGCGGCGATTGATTTTCACAATTTCCTATCACCAGCTAAGTAATTAAATTCTAATCGCACGCGTAAATATATGTTGGGTTCAAATATACCTTACAGGGAAAAGAATAATTCCATTAGTATGGACATTTTCGAGGCGATTCCGTCCCAttatcaagacacaaaaagaacaatCAAAATTTCCTGATAATGACGTCGTGGTCAAAATGCACACATGCTCAcatatttgaataataaaataaaaacacatatagGCTGattaataatgatgatgatcatCCAATCTACctttgtaaaattaatatatatgtgcGTCTGTAtcgatcatcctcgatactccaggggttccgatcatttacgatctctacacccctggaccatACAAAAAACAACTaatactatacacttccgttcatacactgtgtAATTACTGGACGAGGATCCTTATATAATTAGCCACTATTCCACACAAATCAGTGCATttaaaggcctactaccttttcgaaacggcttttgatttttaaaatgggatcgttgattttgtagagtcgcaaaagttattaacttaccgttaatactatacGTATTAATCGCCACTtctgaataattttattaaaataaataagattttaattttcataacgcgggtcgttttatgtttcccgccttcgtcctaaataccgcgcggtagttggcTATCACCGCACAGCGACAGGACTCTTCAATGTTtgtcatatattacgcaggaaatcttgcatttgtttggtattgtaacctcatcttaggccatcggtatatattttctgacgttatcaatgttattaaaggcccactacctttccgaagcaaaatttaaaggtttcttaaaaacactAATAACAAACGAAAATGCCTATccatggcctaagatgaggtaacaacatcaaacatatgcaagatttcctgcgtaataatgataactgtggagattcatttcgctgttttgccgtctgacgcagtAATATTCAACTACtgtgcggtatttaggacgacggcgggaaacataagacgacccgcgttatgaaaattaacattttatttatttaaattaaaattttctgaAGATGAggatgagtgtagtattaaagatgagttaataacttttgcgactctacaaaataatcgacgatctcgttttacattcccattttaaaaattaaaagccgttttggaaaggtaatgggcctttaagaaaTGTTTATGCTttctccggaaaggtagtggacctttaaggCCCActctacctttccgaaacaaaatttaaaagcaAATTGATCCGTAATCTATGTAAAGAGTGAAGTTTTGCTGCGTGTCACAGTGATAGTCAGCgttataacatttaatttattttaatcaaattgttcagaatgcgatgtacatgtagtaacttgtacgtacaagatacttaattgtacgtacaagatactaaattgtacgtacaagatataaCTTGTTCGTACAAGATAACTTGTGCGTACAAGATAATTAAAATTatgta
This genomic window from Argopecten irradians isolate NY chromosome 11, Ai_NY, whole genome shotgun sequence contains:
- the LOC138335711 gene encoding uncharacterized protein, yielding MAENMHPFRELLKPDQPFKWTEDLQRIFDESKIVIANEIKMGVLIFDPSKPTSLATNYSKSGIGFWLLQKHCTCTNDSSLCCRDGWKVTLVGSRFTHAAEMRYTPVEGEALAVADALDKVRHFVLGHPIGDTDKLVLEDDVATMFSSTTDFGVLHGLRTPSSGLAFVGEHVIAAAFTTLNAIDLRSVTWDRVKTATTSDDNMQALHALIESGMPNDRHELPKSLQEYFTLRDDLHTVDVVRYSNWPIVEKASDGSSGLIESLRRTFVTFGIPDQLASDGGPEFTAMSTRRFLENWGVHHRLSSVAFPHSNCYAEVGVKTVKRLIIGNTSTSGDLDTDAVHST